Below is a genomic region from Bradyrhizobium sp. 1(2017).
ATGCCAACAACGATCTCGCTTTGCTTCAGACGCCGCCGACGACCACCGTCAAGGACTTCGCCCGAATCCGCGATCGCTCCATCCGTTCCGGCGACTCCGTCATCGCGATCGGCTTTCCCTTCCACGGGCTGCTGACCTCGGACTTCACCGTCACGACCGGCATCGTCAGTTCGCTGAGTGGCCTGCGCAACGATTCGCGTTTCCTGCAGATCAGCGCGGCGGTGCAACCCGGCAATAGCGGCGGCCCGCTGTTCGACACCACAGGGCAGGTCGTCGGCGTCGTCACAAGCAAGCTCGACGGATTACGGGTCGCCGCTGCGACCGGCAACATTCCCGAGAACATCAATTTCGCCATCAAGACCGGCGCGCTGCGCGACTTCCTCGACAATTCCGTGGTGCCCTACCAGACCGCAGAGCCGAAGGGTGAATTGAAGACCACAGAAATCGCCGGCAGCGCCCGCGCCTACACGATGCTGATCTCGTGCAATGGCACGGAGCAGGCCGACGCGAAGCGGTAAGTGAGACCGAGGCACGCGCTGTCGCGCCAATCATTGCTGTCATTCCCCGCGAAGGCGGGGAATCCAGTACGCCGCAGCCGCTCGATTCAAGCACGTCCGTCTCGGAGTACTGGATCGCCCGGTCAAGCCCGGCGATGACGCCGTGTGAACCTAACAGGTCTAGCAACTCACCCGTGGCAGCATGCATCCTTCGTCGCCTGCGGCTCGTACTGGTCGCGCAGGCGCACCCAGTCCATCGGATAGGGCAGACCGTCCTCGTGGCGACCGAGTGGGGTGAGGTCGAGATATTGATAGGCGACGTTCATCATGTCGAGGCCGCGGGCAAAGCAGGAGTAGGTGTGGAAGATCTCGCCAGCCTCGTTGCGGCAGAACACGCTGATGCCGGGCAGCTCCGGGCCGTAGATCGACGTGGTGCCGAAATTGTACATGGGCTTTCCGGTCGCGATCTGCTCCGGCGAGAATGTCACGCCGAAATCGTGGTTGAAGTCGTTGGCCCCTGAGGAAACCCAGTCGAAGCTCCAGCCCATCCGCTTCTTGAAGGCGTCGAGCTTTGCGACCGGCGCCAGCGAGATTGCGACCGTCGTGGTGTCGCGCGCGGCCAGGTGCGGCACCATGCGATCAAGACCGTCAGCCCAGAATGAGCAGCTCTTGCAGGCCGCCTCCCAGTCGGGCGCGAACATCACGTGCTGAACCACGAGCTGCGGACGCCCCCTGAAGAGATCGCCAAGCGTCAAATTGCCGTCCGGGCCGTCGAACACGTAATTCTTGTCGATCCTGACCCAGGGCATGGCGCGACGTTCCTCGGCGAGACGCTCGCGGGCCGCCGTGAGCTCCTTCTCGCGCGCCAGGTGAGCCTTGCGCGCAGAGATCCATTGCTCGCGCGAGACGATCTGATGCTGCTGCATGGTGTCCTCCCTGATGTCAGGCGACGAAAGCATCGAGCTTGTCGAGGAACGAGCTCCAGCCACGCTGGTGGTTGTCGCGTGCAACCTCGTCAAAGAACTGGGCGTGATGGAAGATCATCAGCGTGCCGGGGCCGTCCGGTTTCAGCGTGATCGTCACCAGCGATTCGCGCTCCGGCGTCGAGTGCCAGGCCCAGGTGAAAACCAGCCGCTCGTTCGGCACGACCTCGCGAAAGACCCCGCCCGCCTCGAAATACTCGCCGTCGTCACCCGTGAAGCTGATGCGGTAACGGCCACCGGCACGGACATCGAGCTCGGCGTTCAGCGTCGCCGGCTTCATGTTCGGCGGCCCGAACCATTGCGCTAGCTGCGCGGCCTGCGTCCAGGCGGCGTAGACTTTTTCGGGCCGCGCGCGGAGCCGGCGCGTGAGCGTGAGGCTTGGGCGTTCGGTTGAGGCGTCGACTGCGCGGGACTGGGCGTTGACCATTTCTCTTCCTCCACGAAGGCGGCAAGGCGATCGAACTTCTCGGACCAGAACTGCGCGTAGCGATTGAGCCAGTTCATCGCCTGCTCCATCGGCTGTGCGGTGAGCCGGCAGGCGACCGTGCGCCCGGTCTTCTCCCGCACGATCAGGCCCGCATCCGTGAGCACGTCGAGATGCTTCATGATCGCCGGCAAAGAGACCGGAAACGGCGCGGCCAGCTCGCTCACTGACAGGCTCTCCCGCTCGCCAAGACGTGCGAGCAATGCGCGCCTTGTCGGGTCGGACAGCGCCGCAAAGGTCCGATCCAGCGTCTCATCTCCATACTTA
It encodes:
- a CDS encoding SRPBCC family protein; the encoded protein is MVNAQSRAVDASTERPSLTLTRRLRARPEKVYAAWTQAAQLAQWFGPPNMKPATLNAELDVRAGGRYRISFTGDDGEYFEAGGVFREVVPNERLVFTWAWHSTPERESLVTITLKPDGPGTLMIFHHAQFFDEVARDNHQRGWSSFLDKLDAFVA
- a CDS encoding DUF899 domain-containing protein, with translation MQQHQIVSREQWISARKAHLAREKELTAARERLAEERRAMPWVRIDKNYVFDGPDGNLTLGDLFRGRPQLVVQHVMFAPDWEAACKSCSFWADGLDRMVPHLAARDTTTVAISLAPVAKLDAFKKRMGWSFDWVSSGANDFNHDFGVTFSPEQIATGKPMYNFGTTSIYGPELPGISVFCRNEAGEIFHTYSCFARGLDMMNVAYQYLDLTPLGRHEDGLPYPMDWVRLRDQYEPQATKDACCHG